In Leptospira limi, a single genomic region encodes these proteins:
- a CDS encoding YheT family hydrolase produces MSLFKPIPLFSGPMVQSFMASFKSKADKSYGKNLEGEWRSVRTKKGVTLLARIHEVPSPKGIVILVHGWEGSIHSSYIIRTTKHFLAKDYSVYRLNLRDHGDTHHLNEGIFNGSLLEETYDAVLTLAKSVKSKLPVYLAGFSLGGNFVLRMAGRHSTAKADEKIPGLKHCFAFSPALDPKRATIKMDDHPFLRKYFLNSWKSSLVKKGQLFPHLYSFDDLDKYQSVMDLTEKMVKEFSKFRSVDEYFSSYTLNDLFFKTIKVPTTILTSMDDPVIPWKEFTEIPSSAYIDVVIEAKGGHCGFIEDWKRSSYYWRIMEKKMG; encoded by the coding sequence ATGAGTTTATTCAAACCAATCCCACTTTTTTCAGGTCCCATGGTACAGTCCTTTATGGCTTCCTTTAAGTCAAAGGCAGACAAATCGTATGGGAAAAATCTCGAAGGCGAGTGGAGATCGGTCAGAACAAAAAAGGGAGTCACACTCCTTGCAAGGATTCATGAAGTTCCAAGTCCCAAAGGCATTGTGATTTTGGTGCATGGTTGGGAAGGGAGTATCCATTCCAGTTACATCATACGGACCACCAAACATTTTTTAGCAAAAGATTATTCTGTTTATCGGTTGAATCTGAGAGACCACGGAGACACCCACCATTTAAACGAAGGGATCTTTAATGGAAGTTTACTCGAAGAAACATACGATGCAGTACTCACACTTGCAAAGTCAGTGAAGTCCAAACTTCCTGTCTATTTGGCCGGGTTTTCATTGGGTGGAAATTTTGTACTACGAATGGCGGGTAGGCATAGCACGGCAAAAGCAGATGAGAAAATTCCTGGGCTCAAACATTGTTTTGCCTTTAGCCCAGCACTTGATCCAAAACGTGCCACCATCAAAATGGATGACCATCCGTTCCTACGGAAATATTTTTTAAATTCATGGAAATCATCCCTTGTGAAAAAAGGCCAACTCTTCCCTCATCTATATTCCTTTGATGATTTGGACAAATACCAATCGGTCATGGACTTAACAGAAAAAATGGTGAAGGAGTTTTCTAAGTTTCGTTCTGTAGATGAATATTTTTCATCGTATACTTTGAATGATCTTTTTTTCAAAACCATCAAAGTTCCAACCACCATTTTGACATCCATGGATGATCCAGTCATCCCTTGGAAAGAGTTCACTGAAATTCCATCATCAGCCTACATTGATGTGGTCATTGAAGCAAAAGGTGGTCACTGCGGTTTTATTGAAGACTGGAAACGATCTTCTTATTATTGGCGGATTATGGAAAAGAAGATGGGTTGA
- a CDS encoding ParB/RepB/Spo0J family partition protein, whose product MKTKTNFNPADILSKASNRTSSLNPFLSSENSNQHQTIDIPMDQIITENNPRKTFNDASIRELADSISQYGLLQPIVVRKKAGKYELINGERRYRAHKLLKSKTIPAVVKNVEQIDITKLPEIKLVENLQREDLSESDLALSLQELKNRHKETNEQLAKRIHKSAQWVKTKITHAEILKETSLNANVDKSHPIYQIPTSLFTEIAPLDVSNRKKAIDYLIKGLEKKGDFPSRNDLREYVRPLKPTKPSKAKPKLKQLELKDLKSKLAKIKEKISVLQNEKAILEETIRKYKK is encoded by the coding sequence ATGAAAACTAAAACAAACTTTAACCCTGCAGATATTTTATCAAAAGCCTCAAACAGAACATCCTCACTCAATCCGTTCTTAAGTTCTGAAAACTCAAACCAACACCAGACCATTGATATCCCAATGGATCAAATCATCACAGAAAACAATCCGAGAAAAACGTTTAATGATGCCAGTATCCGAGAACTTGCCGATTCCATTTCTCAATATGGCTTATTACAGCCAATCGTTGTCAGAAAAAAAGCAGGCAAATATGAACTGATCAACGGAGAAAGAAGATACCGCGCTCACAAACTTCTAAAATCCAAAACAATTCCTGCTGTAGTCAAAAACGTAGAACAAATCGACATCACAAAATTACCAGAAATCAAACTGGTTGAAAATCTCCAAAGGGAAGACCTATCAGAATCTGACCTTGCCCTATCCCTCCAAGAACTAAAAAACAGACATAAAGAAACAAACGAACAATTAGCAAAAAGAATTCATAAATCAGCACAGTGGGTAAAAACTAAAATTACACATGCTGAGATTTTAAAAGAAACGAGCCTTAACGCAAATGTAGATAAATCCCATCCGATTTACCAAATTCCAACAAGCCTCTTCACTGAAATTGCCCCTCTCGATGTTTCGAATCGCAAAAAAGCCATTGATTACCTCATCAAAGGTCTTGAGAAAAAAGGTGACTTCCCTTCTCGGAATGACCTTCGGGAATACGTACGACCCTTAAAACCAACGAAACCATCCAAAGCTAAACCGAAACTCAAACAACTAGAGTTAAAAGACCTAAAATCCAAATTAGCAAAAATCAAAGAAAAGATTTCTGTTTTGCAAAATGAAAAGGCAATCTTAGAAGAAACAATTCGAAAGTATAAGAAGTAG
- a CDS encoding ParA family protein, with protein sequence MKIITVANIKGGTSKSTTAIHLALALSKKGSTLAIDMDPQADLSDFFFPEEPVEFFDSGNTLSVLNAETTLAESIKKSNNVDVLPSIIELSDLSYLASKDFSIIPRLKNVLSKTKYDYVVIDTPGSGSSENITSYLPASVILVPVTPSKWAVRTVAQVLKKVSEAERFDEQSKKKSVMILPSQWGTSQKQMDLLDKLRNIKSLKILEPIPKNEGIRDRTETGKPLQEGSAPWKAFENLAEILK encoded by the coding sequence ATGAAAATCATTACGGTTGCCAATATCAAAGGTGGAACTTCCAAATCCACCACTGCAATTCACCTCGCACTCGCTCTTTCCAAAAAAGGTTCTACCCTTGCCATTGACATGGACCCCCAAGCGGACCTATCAGACTTCTTTTTCCCGGAAGAACCAGTGGAGTTTTTTGACTCAGGGAACACATTATCCGTTTTAAATGCGGAAACCACTCTCGCCGAATCGATCAAAAAATCTAATAACGTAGATGTACTTCCTTCCATCATCGAGCTCTCAGATTTGAGTTACCTTGCCTCCAAAGATTTTTCCATCATCCCAAGACTAAAAAATGTTCTTTCGAAAACGAAATACGACTACGTTGTCATAGACACACCTGGATCTGGTTCCTCCGAAAACATCACATCCTACTTGCCAGCTTCTGTAATTCTTGTACCGGTCACTCCCTCCAAATGGGCTGTTCGGACAGTTGCCCAAGTTTTAAAAAAAGTAAGCGAAGCAGAAAGATTCGATGAACAAAGCAAAAAAAAGTCAGTGATGATCCTACCCTCTCAGTGGGGAACATCCCAAAAACAAATGGACCTTTTGGATAAATTAAGAAATATCAAATCTCTAAAAATTCTAGAACCGATCCCAAAAAACGAAGGTATTCGGGACCGAACAGAGACTGGCAAACCTCTTCAAGAAGGAAGTGCTCCTTGGAAAGCTTTCGAAAATTTAGCGGAGATTCTGAAATAA
- a CDS encoding helix-turn-helix domain-containing protein, with protein sequence MKGKERTGVWVAQWMYDLDLNPNQIRLYAEIVSLDAKDGCYASNEYFAKILHLKQDTISRLVSQLKAKGLLVQTRFDGRKRFLKPVLQEKKGSEDVPKYDPSNQNVKRVGESVGNASKADLARRVTSYYTVKKQIQIHKRSEPSCEEKWKQFLRWMGETMSESTRLSLAKLKGPEELTGLQQRYWERWLATPKS encoded by the coding sequence ATGAAAGGGAAAGAAAGGACAGGAGTTTGGGTTGCACAATGGATGTATGATTTGGATTTGAATCCGAATCAGATTCGTTTGTATGCAGAGATTGTATCTTTGGATGCAAAGGATGGGTGTTATGCATCCAATGAGTATTTTGCAAAGATTTTACATCTGAAACAAGATACAATTTCACGTTTGGTCTCGCAGTTAAAAGCGAAAGGTCTCCTTGTGCAAACTCGCTTTGATGGTAGAAAACGATTCTTGAAACCTGTGCTACAAGAAAAGAAAGGTTCGGAGGATGTTCCAAAGTATGATCCATCAAATCAGAATGTGAAACGAGTAGGGGAGAGTGTAGGAAACGCATCCAAGGCAGATTTGGCTAGGCGTGTTACCTCTTATTATACAGTAAAAAAACAAATTCAAATACATAAGAGATCAGAACCTTCGTGTGAAGAAAAATGGAAACAGTTCCTTAGGTGGATGGGTGAGACGATGTCTGAGTCAACGAGGTTGTCCCTTGCCAAACTGAAAGGGCCGGAAGAACTAACGGGGTTACAACAACGTTATTGGGAACGTTGGCTTGCCACCCCGAAATCGTAG